The following coding sequences are from one Capsicum annuum cultivar UCD-10X-F1 chromosome 3, UCD10Xv1.1, whole genome shotgun sequence window:
- the LOC107864385 gene encoding 5-OH-xanthotoxin synthase codes for MMFFPIFVALLIITILSFLLPKSKKNGENNMPPGPIGLTFIGNLHQFDSLKPHLYFWKLSKIYGNIFSLKLGSSTMVVISSAKLAKEVLKTQDLVFCSRPLLLGQRKLSYNGHDIGFAPYNDYWRELRKICVLHLFSLKKVQSFSPIREDEVSRMIKKISQQAATSQITNLSSILISLTATIICRVAFGIRYDEETHERRKFAELLKVTEEILAGFFVSDYFPLLGWIDKLSGRISRLEKNFKDLDEFYEGLVKQHLNSNRPKSMEGDIVDLLLKLKKEKSTPIDLTFDDIKGIIMNMLVGGTDTSAAAVIWAMTALIGNPNAMKKVQAEIRESVGKKSIVNEDDIQNLQYFKAVIKETFRLYPPAPLLVPRETMQNSVLEGYEIKQKTIIHVNVWAIGRDPEIWENPEEFIPERFMNSDIDFRGQNFELLPFGAGRRGCPAMAFGVATVEIVLSNLLYEFDWELPSGMKREDIDTNVLPGLTMHKKEPLCLIPRNSSV; via the exons ATGATGTTTTTTCCAATCTTTGTAGCTCTTCTTATCATCACTATTCTCAGTTTTCTTCTTCCAAAAAGCAAAAAGAATGGAGAAAACAATATGCCACCAGGTCCTATAGGGCTCACATTCATTGGAAATCTGCATCAATTTGATAGTTTAAAACCTCATCTCTATTTTTGGAAACTTTCCAAGATATATGGAAATATATTCTCATTGAAACTTGGTTCTTCTACCATGGTCGTAATTTCTTCAGCAAAATTAGCAAAAGAAGTGTTGAAGACACAAGATTTAGTATTTTGTAGTAGACCTCTTCTTCTTGGTCAGCGAAAATTGTCTTACAACGGTCATGATATTGGCTTTGCGCCTTATAATGACTATTGGAGAGAACTTCGAAAAATTTGTGTGCTTCACTTATTTAGTCTCAAGAAAGTGCAATCTTTTAGTCCAATTCGTGAAGATGAAGTATCAAGAATGATCAAGAAAATATCTCAACAAGCTGCCACTTCACAAATTACAAATTTGAGTAGTATATTGATTTCACTAACAGCTACAATTATTTGTAGAGTTGCTTTTGGTATTAGGTACGATGAAGAAACACATGAAAGGAGGAAATTTGCGGAGCTTTTAAAAGTGACTGAAGAAATATTAGCAGGCTTTTTTGTCTCTGATTATTTTCCTCTCTTAGGTTGGATTGATAAACTCTCTGGAAGAATAAGTAGACTTGAGAAGAATTTTAAGGATCTGGATGAGTTTTATGAAGGACTCGTCAAGCAGCATCTCAATTCCAACAGGCCAAAATCGATGGAAGGAGATATTGTTGACCTTTTGCTCAAGTTGAAGAAGGAGAAATCAACTCCAATCGATCTTACTTTTGATGACATAAAGGGAATTATCATG AATATGCTAGTAGGTGGAACGGATACAAGCGCAGCTGCAGTAATTTGGGCAATGACAGCTTTGATAGGGAACCCGAATGCCATGAAGAAAGTTCAAGCAGAAATTAGAGAATCGGTTGGGAAAAAGTCCATAGTGAATGAAGATGATATCCAAAATCTTCAATATTTCAAAGCAGTGATAAAAGAGACATTTAGATTGTATCCACCAGCTCCATTGTTAGTACCAAGAGAGACAATGCAAAATTCCGTACTAGAAGGATATGAAATTAAACAGAAAACTATAATTCATGTCAACGTCTGGGCAATTGGAAGGGATCCTGAAATATGGGAAAATCCAGAAGAATTTATACCTGAGAGGTTCATGAACAGCGATATCGATTTCAGGGGCCAAAATTTTGAGTTGCTTCCATTTGGAGCAGGCCGAAGAGGGTGCCCAGCTATGGCATTTGGTGTGGCAACCGTGGAAATTGTACTTTCCAATCTTCTTTACGAGTTTGATTGGGAGTTGCCTAGTGGAATGAAAAGAGAAGACATTGACACTAATGTTTTGCCTGGACTTACTATGCATAAGAAAGAACCTCTGTGCCTTATTCCTAGAAATTCCAgtgtttaa